In a single window of the Candidatus Paceibacterota bacterium genome:
- a CDS encoding type II toxin-antitoxin system HicB family antitoxin, protein MDKSKTKLITVIYEPAEEGGYVAYAPSLPGCNTQGETLEEAEKNISEAVKLYLEEIKDFLRFPCLVMEKI, encoded by the coding sequence ATGGATAAATCAAAAACAAAACTTATTACCGTAATTTACGAACCAGCAGAAGAAGGTGGTTACGTTGCTTATGCGCCAAGCCTACCAGGTTGCAATACGCAGGGAGAAACGCTAGAAGAAGCTGAGAAAAATATTTCCGAGGCTGTTAAGTTATATTTGGAGGAAATTAAGGATTTCCTCCGATTTCCGTGCCTTGTCATGGAAAAGATCTAA
- a CDS encoding DUF5671 domain-containing protein: MEPNQIQNQVSSKTSAKDFFINLGAIVALAFFVGNLINLLFTIINKAFPLTTGSNFSESSSISFPVASLIIFFPVYILLMWLLEKDYVLEPGKRNIGIRKWLTYITLFVSGFALAGDLVTVLFYFIDGRDITSGFILKALSVLIISLSIFFYYISEVRGKMNSSLQKRWAIGSAIVIVVCIIWGFAVLGSPRTQQLLKYDEQKVNDLQNIEGSIGNFYATKGVLPNNFDELLAENYYINTIDSQTQKPYEYEKTNKVTYNLCAEFNREITKTDIKGGQLMVYGGNTWIHGAGRFCFNKTINPNLYSKPMPVPVR, encoded by the coding sequence ATGGAACCAAATCAAATACAAAATCAAGTTAGTTCAAAGACAAGCGCTAAAGATTTTTTCATAAATTTAGGCGCTATTGTCGCTCTTGCTTTTTTTGTGGGCAATCTTATCAATCTTTTGTTCACAATAATAAATAAAGCTTTTCCCCTCACTACTGGTTCTAACTTTAGCGAGAGCTCTTCTATCAGTTTTCCCGTGGCTTCGCTTATTATCTTTTTCCCCGTTTATATTTTACTCATGTGGTTGTTGGAAAAAGATTATGTTTTGGAGCCTGGGAAGAGAAACATTGGCATACGCAAATGGCTGACCTACATAACACTGTTCGTGTCCGGGTTTGCTTTGGCGGGGGATTTAGTTACGGTTTTATTTTATTTTATTGATGGCAGGGATATTACCTCAGGGTTTATTCTAAAAGCTTTATCTGTCTTAATAATTTCCCTTTCAATTTTCTTTTATTACATTTCTGAAGTGCGTGGAAAGATGAACAGCAGTTTGCAAAAAAGATGGGCGATTGGTTCAGCTATAGTAATTGTAGTTTGTATAATTTGGGGTTTCGCTGTACTTGGTTCACCTCGAACGCAACAGCTTTTGAAATATGATGAACAAAAAGTAAATGATTTACAAAATATAGAAGGGTCTATTGGTAATTTTTACGCCACCAAGGGTGTTTTACCAAATAATTTTGATGAATTGTTGGCTGAAAATTATTATATAAATACTATAGATTCTCAGACCCAAAAACCATATGAGTATGAAAAGACGAATAAAGTTACATATAATTTATGCGCAGAATTTAACAGAGAAATAACCAAGACTGACATTAAGGGTGGACAACTTATGGTATATGGTGGAAATACTTGGATTCATGGGGCAGGTAGGTTTTGTTTTAATAAAACTATAAATCCTAATTTATATTCAAAGCCAATGCCAGTGCCTGTAAGATAA
- a CDS encoding carboxypeptidase-like regulatory domain-containing protein, with protein sequence MLNNSAKVKLFLLGSLFFIIFSVSNVFASATNGTIDVTYKYAWGENIGWLNFACDNCNAQITDSGISGYAWSKQYGWINLSPNNGGVKNNGTGILYGYAWGSNIGWIDFTGVTINSNGEFLGYATIKSDNSRINFNCINANSCSSADFKVKTDWRRASVRHHGGGGGGYIRPVLPPIVVPNPIIQNPVVSALYNVGGAINSASNFFLNFFRPKNNLPKVIVQVPKIAPLALSAHWDLLPAKEIKSFVFAPLPYEINILASKFPELGNTLKEVGVTRFTDVGKLTGATLNVPGLADTLNKTIQNVGVENLTNINSLNGVTLGVPGVSGINGKMINSVGTGKIALIEGLPLANFSLADKKNLPSEFVFARTAGELVDLNVALSIGDRGQVAQTINTLPGKTLKLVVKPVSKAKSVTGYFIFQAATPRISRAQNQISRASLSASALFSMNGLVEKVPAKTSPPAPLLKGEGGQSSGEVEQKLVLSSFEYTDPNHDGIYTADVVSPSVAGEYQIVTVIDYVDPSLGTRRMTMTTVIDPEGYVFEKNNGKETRIPSAIVSLYKLNTAKKSYELWNAKDYQQENPQITDIRGTYSFLVPEGSYYFQVEAPGYNSYTGKVFVAAAGGGIHQNIELQSGRGWYSDLDWKTVLLIVVFLLLVYNLLKDKLLKFLVK encoded by the coding sequence ATGTTGAATAATTCCGCCAAAGTGAAGTTGTTTCTTTTAGGGAGTCTATTTTTCATAATTTTTTCTGTGTCTAATGTTTTTGCTTCAGCAACCAACGGAACAATTGACGTGACTTACAAATACGCTTGGGGAGAAAATATCGGCTGGTTAAATTTCGCTTGCGATAATTGCAACGCGCAAATCACTGACAGCGGTATTTCAGGATACGCCTGGAGCAAGCAATATGGTTGGATAAATTTAAGCCCGAATAATGGAGGAGTGAAAAATAACGGCACAGGCATCCTCTACGGTTACGCTTGGGGTTCAAATATCGGCTGGATTGATTTTACCGGAGTTACTATAAATTCAAATGGGGAATTTCTAGGCTATGCCACGATTAAATCTGATAACAGTCGAATTAATTTTAATTGTATCAATGCTAATTCTTGCAGTAGCGCAGACTTCAAGGTAAAGACGGATTGGAGGAGAGCGAGTGTTCGGCATCATGGAGGTGGCGGAGGGGGTTATATCCGACCAGTTTTACCGCCTATTGTTGTCCCGAATCCCATTATTCAAAATCCTGTCGTGAGCGCACTCTATAATGTTGGAGGAGCCATTAACTCCGCCTCAAATTTTTTTTTGAATTTCTTTAGACCTAAAAATAATCTGCCGAAGGTTATTGTTCAAGTTCCTAAAATTGCGCCTTTGGCGCTCAGCGCGCACTGGGATCTTTTGCCGGCAAAAGAAATCAAGTCTTTCGTTTTTGCGCCGTTGCCGTATGAAATAAATATTCTCGCTTCTAAATTCCCCGAGCTTGGCAATACGTTGAAAGAGGTCGGAGTTACCAGATTTACCGATGTGGGTAAATTGACTGGCGCGACTTTAAATGTTCCTGGCCTAGCGGATACTCTTAATAAAACAATCCAAAATGTCGGAGTGGAGAATCTAACCAATATAAATAGCCTAAACGGTGTGACCCTGGGTGTTCCCGGTGTCTCTGGCATAAATGGAAAAATGATTAATAGCGTTGGCACCGGGAAAATTGCTCTGATTGAAGGGTTGCCGCTGGCCAATTTTTCGCTTGCCGATAAGAAAAATTTGCCGTCAGAATTTGTCTTTGCCCGAACAGCCGGCGAGTTGGTTGATTTGAATGTTGCTTTATCTATCGGTGATCGAGGTCAAGTGGCGCAAACGATAAATACTCTTCCTGGAAAAACATTAAAGTTGGTAGTAAAGCCTGTAAGCAAAGCGAAAAGTGTTACCGGCTACTTTATTTTTCAAGCAGCCACGCCGAGAATTTCGCGAGCTCAAAATCAAATTTCTCGCGCCTCGCTTTCCGCCTCAGCTCTTTTTTCTATGAATGGGTTGGTTGAAAAAGTGCCTGCAAAAACCTCACCCCCAGCCCCTCTCCTGAAAGGAGAGGGTGGCCAGAGTTCGGGTGAGGTGGAACAAAAGCTAGTGCTTTCCTCCTTTGAATATACTGACCCAAACCATGACGGAATCTATACGGCTGATGTTGTTTCTCCTAGCGTGGCTGGTGAATATCAAATTGTTACCGTGATTGATTATGTCGATCCTAGCTTGGGCACTCGCAGGATGACTATGACTACGGTTATTGATCCGGAAGGGTATGTCTTTGAGAAAAATAATGGCAAGGAAACTCGTATTCCAAGCGCTATTGTTTCTCTCTACAAATTAAATACAGCCAAAAAAAGTTATGAATTATGGAACGCCAAAGATTACCAGCAAGAAAATCCGCAAATAACGGACATCCGAGGCACCTATTCATTCCTGGTGCCGGAAGGTTCTTATTATTTCCAAGTAGAAGCGCCCGGTTACAATTCCTATACGGGAAAAGTTTTTGTGGCCGCAGCTGGTGGCGGCATCCATCAAAATATAGAGCTGCAGTCTGGTCGAGGATGGTATTCAGATTTAGACTGGAAAACAGTTCTTTTAATTGTTGTTTTCTTATTATTAGTATATAATTTATTGAAGGATAAATTATTAAAATTTTTAGTAAAATAA
- a CDS encoding class I tRNA ligase family protein, translating into MKEYDHKKIEKKWQTIWEKKGVYKTLNNSKKKKYYVLDMFPYPSGVGLHVGHPKGYIGSDVFARLKRMQGFNVLHPMGYDAFGLPAEQYAIEHNINPKQAVEKNVKTFEKQLSIIGLSYDWSRRVNTTDPDFYHWTQWIFLKIYNSWYNKDANKAEPIDKLVKIFEKFGNKKVNAISSEVEKFSATEWKTKTKKEKQNILMKYRLAYEGYSEVNWCPKLGTVLANDEILDTKDGLVSERGNYPVVKKNMRQWFMRITAYADRLLSGLEGLDWSTHIKEIQKNWIGRSEGVNFKCKIKDLNIAVEMYNSVPQTFRAETFTVIAPEHDLVPTLVAGTKYEKPVLDFVEKLKKKRSAKDYDENKEMEGIFTGRYIENFAGSGRDLPIWVASYVVAGYGTGIVNASAHDTRDFAFAKKFNIPLHSVVEPLFTDELKPGLPLVERNAIHAIVKHWSEDKYLVLLWKKADWVTFVTGGVEKGEDPKEAAIREVREETGYQNLKLIRELPRSHSIFYHIPKNENRSVHFSSFYFQLENGEQKELSEKEKSNHELKWVSSGDIEKIMKIDGMLNDWNILRGIEKPIVKNGILLEPLEFKGREWGEVREDVINYIVKNGWGEKKVNYKMRDAIFARQRYWGEPIPLWHDKEGIINELKEKDLPLKLPPVKSYQPTGTGESPLASVSTWAKKGYETNTMPGWAGSSWYFLRYMDPKNKKVFADKKAIKYWKNVDMYVGGAEHATGHLLYSRFWHKFLKDYGLVITEEPFKTLRNQGMILGSDNRKMSKRWGNVINPDDIVKTYGADTLRLYEMFMGPFNQSVAWSEEAIIGPRRFLERVWNLQIKVSKTVFDMSPNMSKAAFDTLLNKTIKKVGEDIEEMKFNTAVSTLMIFINEMGKLESISQTAYEKFLKILAPFAPHITEELWQRTVLKEVSPRTILGKSIHLSGWPKYDPSKIQDEEIKIAVQINGKVKTEMMIKADDEEEQIKKQALSNETVLKYIGSKEVKKVIYVKNRLVNIVVLA; encoded by the coding sequence ATGAAAGAATACGATCATAAGAAAATTGAAAAAAAATGGCAAACTATTTGGGAGAAAAAAGGAGTTTATAAAACCTTAAACAATTCTAAAAAGAAAAAATACTATGTATTGGATATGTTTCCATATCCATCCGGAGTAGGACTGCATGTTGGACACCCGAAAGGCTATATCGGTTCAGATGTTTTTGCTCGTCTTAAAAGAATGCAGGGCTTCAATGTGCTTCACCCCATGGGTTATGATGCTTTTGGTTTGCCGGCAGAACAATATGCCATTGAGCATAACATCAATCCAAAACAGGCAGTAGAAAAAAATGTAAAAACATTTGAAAAACAACTTTCTATTATAGGACTTTCATATGATTGGAGTAGAAGAGTAAACACCACAGATCCTGATTTTTACCACTGGACTCAATGGATTTTTTTGAAAATTTATAATTCTTGGTACAACAAAGACGCAAATAAAGCAGAGCCAATAGATAAATTAGTTAAAATTTTTGAAAAATTTGGAAATAAAAAAGTTAACGCTATTTCTAGTGAAGTTGAAAAATTTTCTGCAACAGAATGGAAAACAAAAACAAAAAAAGAAAAACAAAATATTTTAATGAAATATCGTTTGGCTTACGAGGGATATAGCGAGGTCAATTGGTGTCCAAAACTCGGCACCGTTTTGGCAAATGATGAAATATTAGACACTAAAGATGGCTTGGTTTCCGAGCGTGGGAATTATCCCGTGGTAAAGAAAAATATGCGTCAGTGGTTTATGCGTATTACCGCGTATGCTGATCGTTTGCTTTCCGGTCTTGAGGGTCTTGATTGGTCTACCCACATAAAAGAAATTCAAAAAAATTGGATAGGGAGAAGTGAGGGTGTAAATTTTAAATGTAAAATAAAAGATTTAAATATTGCTGTTGAAATGTACAACTCTGTACCTCAAACGTTTCGAGCTGAAACTTTTACAGTTATCGCGCCAGAACACGATCTTGTGCCGACTCTTGTCGCAGGTACTAAATATGAAAAACCAGTACTAGATTTTGTCGAGAAATTAAAAAAGAAAAGATCTGCAAAAGATTATGATGAAAATAAAGAAATGGAGGGTATTTTTACTGGTCGCTATATAGAAAATTTTGCAGGCAGTGGTAGAGATTTGCCGATATGGGTAGCATCCTATGTGGTGGCTGGTTATGGAACAGGGATAGTAAATGCTAGTGCTCACGATACGCGTGATTTTGCTTTTGCTAAAAAATTTAATATCCCTTTACATTCTGTTGTTGAGCCATTATTTACTGATGAACTAAAACCGGGTCTTCCTTTGGTTGAAAGAAATGCTATACATGCAATTGTGAAGCATTGGTCTGAAGATAAATATTTAGTTTTATTATGGAAAAAAGCTGATTGGGTAACTTTTGTTACTGGTGGAGTTGAAAAAGGAGAAGACCCAAAAGAAGCAGCTATTCGAGAAGTAAGAGAAGAAACAGGATATCAAAATTTAAAACTTATAAGAGAATTACCACGTTCCCATAGTATTTTTTATCATATACCCAAAAACGAAAATCGTTCTGTGCATTTTTCTAGTTTTTATTTCCAATTAGAAAATGGTGAACAAAAAGAATTATCAGAGAAAGAAAAAAGCAATCATGAATTGAAATGGGTTTCTTCTGGAGATATTGAAAAAATCATGAAAATTGACGGAATGCTAAATGATTGGAATATCCTGCGAGGCATAGAAAAGCCTATCGTAAAAAATGGTATTCTTTTAGAGCCACTTGAGTTTAAAGGCAGAGAATGGGGAGAAGTACGAGAAGATGTGATTAATTATATTGTTAAAAATGGTTGGGGAGAGAAAAAAGTAAATTACAAAATGCGAGATGCTATTTTTGCTCGTCAGAGATACTGGGGTGAGCCTATTCCACTTTGGCATGATAAAGAGGGCATAATAAATGAACTTAAAGAAAAGGATTTACCACTCAAGCTCCCGCCGGTGAAATCATACCAGCCTACTGGTACAGGAGAGTCACCTCTTGCTAGTGTTTCAACTTGGGCAAAAAAAGGATACGAAACGAATACAATGCCTGGCTGGGCGGGAAGTTCTTGGTATTTCCTTCGTTATATGGATCCTAAAAATAAAAAAGTTTTTGCTGATAAAAAAGCCATAAAGTATTGGAAAAATGTGGATATGTATGTAGGTGGAGCAGAACATGCTACTGGGCACTTACTATATTCTCGTTTTTGGCACAAATTTCTAAAGGATTATGGTCTTGTTATAACTGAAGAGCCTTTTAAAACACTCAGAAATCAAGGGATGATTTTAGGTAGTGATAATAGGAAAATGAGTAAAAGGTGGGGTAACGTGATAAATCCAGACGATATAGTAAAAACATATGGGGCGGATACATTGCGACTTTATGAGATGTTTATGGGGCCTTTCAATCAATCCGTCGCTTGGAGCGAGGAGGCTATTATTGGTCCGAGAAGATTTTTAGAAAGAGTTTGGAATCTTCAAATAAAAGTGTCAAAGACGGTCTTTGACATGAGCCCAAATATGTCAAAGGCCGCCTTTGACACTTTACTCAACAAAACAATAAAAAAAGTCGGAGAGGATATCGAGGAGATGAAATTCAATACAGCTGTTTCGACTTTAATGATTTTCATTAATGAAATGGGGAAGCTTGAATCCATCTCTCAAACGGCTTATGAAAAGTTTTTAAAGATTCTTGCGCCATTTGCGCCGCACATCACAGAGGAACTCTGGCAAAGAACGGTTCTTAAAGAAGTTTCCCCAAGAACCATTCTTGGAAAATCTATTCATCTTTCTGGGTGGCCAAAATACGATCCTTCAAAAATCCAAGATGAAGAAATAAAAATCGCAGTGCAGATAAACGGAAAAGTCAAAACGGAGATGATGATAAAAGCGGATGACGAAGAAGAACAAATTAAAAAACAAGCTTTATCCAATGAAACTGTGCTAAAATATATAGGCTCAAAAGAAGTAAAAAAAGTTATTTACGTAAAGAACAGGCTCGTCAATATTGTCGTATTAGCTTAA
- a CDS encoding class I SAM-dependent methyltransferase yields the protein MKNQNQMEKEIKIFYSKDWPLGSARDKTGYELLDTGEGEKLERFGKYTFVRPYEDAVWKKTLGSKEWAKADGKFWSSKVGAKAGWKMSKGTFDMKSKWEMEYKGIKFLVMPTPFRHLGFFPEQASHWDFIEEKIKGAQKENSEKNFLETAPSESKGQGTHTFLKNSFPNSPVKFLNLFGYTGVASLFALRAGAEVTHVDASKQILNWAKENQKLNAELAEASMRVIEDDALKFLEREEKRGNKYDAVIMDPPKFGRGPKGEVWKLEEMLPKLLLAVRKVLSEKPLFVILTSYAIDSSSLSLGYALEETMQDFKGNIEQGELCILEKSNNRIIPLANTTVWSV from the coding sequence ATGAAAAACCAAAACCAAATGGAAAAAGAAATTAAAATTTTTTATTCAAAAGACTGGCCCCTCGGCTCTGCTCGAGACAAGACAGGATATGAACTCCTAGATACGGGCGAAGGGGAGAAGCTGGAGAGGTTTGGCAAATATACTTTTGTACGGCCGTATGAAGATGCAGTTTGGAAAAAAACTTTAGGAAGTAAGGAGTGGGCAAAAGCTGATGGAAAATTTTGGAGTTCAAAAGTAGGAGCTAAAGCTGGTTGGAAGATGTCAAAGGGAACCTTTGACATGAAGTCCAAATGGGAGATGGAATATAAAGGAATAAAATTTCTTGTGATGCCGACACCATTTAGGCATTTAGGATTTTTCCCTGAACAAGCGAGTCATTGGGATTTTATAGAAGAGAAAATAAAAGGAGCACAGAAGGAGAATTCGGAAAAGAATTTTCTTGAAACTGCGCCCTCGGAGTCAAAAGGGCAGGGAACCCACACGTTTCTTAAAAATTCTTTCCCGAATTCTCCTGTAAAATTCTTAAATCTATTTGGCTACACGGGAGTCGCGAGTTTGTTTGCTCTTCGTGCTGGTGCAGAAGTGACCCACGTCGATGCTTCAAAACAAATTTTAAATTGGGCAAAAGAAAATCAAAAATTAAATGCAGAGCTAGCTGAAGCGTCTATGCGAGTGATCGAAGATGATGCCCTGAAGTTTTTAGAAAGAGAAGAAAAAAGAGGCAATAAATATGATGCCGTGATAATGGACCCGCCGAAATTCGGCAGAGGTCCCAAAGGAGAAGTTTGGAAGCTAGAAGAAATGTTGCCGAAGCTTCTTCTTGCGGTAAGGAAAGTTTTGAGCGAAAAACCACTTTTTGTGATACTGACTTCTTATGCAATTGATTCTTCTTCGCTTTCTTTGGGATATGCTCTTGAAGAAACAATGCAAGACTTTAAAGGGAATATTGAACAAGGGGAGCTTTGTATTTTGGAAAAATCCAATAATCGTATTATTCCGCTTGCCAATACGACTGTGTGGAGCGTATAA